The Jiangella alba genome includes the window TGCCCGCACAGCGGTTGATCAGTAGACTTGTCAAACGCACCTGATTCGCCCCGCCGTGGGGCGTTGGAGGAGAACGATGCAGGGAAACAACCCGATCTTCGGCCGGGCTGAGGGCTTCAACGGACGGCACGCGACCTACGACGCCGCCGCGCCGAGTGCTGAAGAACTGCAGAACATGTACGCCGCGCCGTCGGCGACCCCGGTTCAGACCGGGCGGATGACGTACGACGACGTCATCATGAAGACCGGCATCACCTTCGCGGTGCTGCTCGCCGGCGCCGTCGTCGGCTGGATGAACCCGGGCCTGGCCATGATCGGCCTGATCGTCGGTCTGGTGCTCGGTCTGGTCAACGCGTTCAAGCGCAACCCGTCGCCGCCGCTGATCCTCGCCTACGCCGCGTTCGAGGGCGTGTTCGTCGGTGGCATCAGCCAGATCTTCGAGAACTACGCCATCTCCGGCCGCCCGCTCGACGGCATCGTCGCGCAGGCGGTGCTCGGCACGCTGGCCGTGTTCGGGGCCACGTTGCTGGTCTACCGCAGCGGCAAGGTCCGGGTGACGCCGAAGTTCCGCCGCGGCGTCATGATCGCGCTCATCGGCTACGGCATCTTCAGCCTGGTCAACCTGCTGTTCATGTGGTTCGGCTCGTCCGACAGCGCGTTCGGTTTCCGCGACGGCGCCTTCGGCATGCTGATCGGCGTGTTCGCGGTCGGCCTGGCGGCGTTCTGCCTGATCCTCGACTTCGACTTCATCGAGAACGGCGTCAAGCAGGGCCTGCCGGCCAAGTTCGCCTGGACGGCGGCGTTCGGCCTCACCGTCACGCTGGTCTGGCTGTACCTCGAGATCCTGCGGCTGCTGGCCATCCTCCGGGGTGAATGACCCCGGCGGCAGCACCGCCTGACGTACGAACGGCCCGTCCCGTGCACTTCACGGGGCGGGCCGTTCGTCGTCAGCGTCTCAGCCGAAGTTGCGGGCGGCGCGGCGCAGGTCGGCCTCGTGCACGATGGCCGTGGCGTGTCCGTGCGCGAGTCCGTGTTCGTCGCGGAGCCACCTCACGCGGTCGTCGAACCGCAGGAAGGACGGTCCGGCCTCCAAGGCCGCGAACCACTCCGGAAGTTCTCGCCCGGTGACGCCGGGAACGCGGGCGAGAAGATTGCGATGGGTCTCGTCGGAGTGATTCAGGCTCATGGCTGCCTCCGGGGTGTCGAGGTCTCCGTACATCGACTGTGCCGCAGGACTCCGAAGGGCACAACCCCTTCGTTCAAGACCATCGGCCCGCGGGGCGTCAGCCCATGCGCTCGAGGATGATCGCCATCCCCTGGCCGCCGCCGACGCACATCGTCTCGAGGCCGATCGACGCGTCGCGCGTGCGCAGGCCGTTCACCAGCGTGGTCATGATGCGCGCGCCGGTGGAGCCGAACGGGTGGCCGAGCGCGATGGCGCCGCCGTGCACGTTGAGCTTGTCGTGGTCGATGCCGAGCTGCCGCGCGCTCGGGACCACCTGGGCGGCGAACGCCTCGTTGATCTCGACGAGGTCGACGTCGCCGATGGTCATGCCGGCGCGGTCGAGCGCCCGGCGGGTCGACTCGACCGGGCCGAGGCCCATGATCTCCGGCGAGAGCGCCGACGTGGCCGTCGCGACGATGCGGGCGAGCGGTGTCAGGCCCAGCTCTCGGGCGCGGGTGTCGGACATGATGACGACGGCCGCGGCGCCGTCGTTGAGCGGCGTGCAGTTGCCCGCCGTCACCGTGCCGTCCGGCCGGAACACCGGCTGCAACGCGGCCAGCTTCTCCAGCGTGGTGCCCGGCCGCGGGCTGTCGTCGGTGTCGACGACCTGGCCGTCGGGCCGGGTGATGGGGACGATCTCGCGGGCGAAGAAGCCGTCCTTCACCGCCTGCTCGGCCCGCGACTGGGAGAGGACGGCGAACTCGTCCTGGTCGGCGCGGGTGACGCCGGCGTAGGTGGCGACGTTCTCGGCGGTCTGGCCCATCTGGATGTAGATGTCGGGCAGCCGGCCGTCGGTGCGGGGGTCGTGCCACGTCTCGTTGGTCTCGGCGTACCGGGCCGTGCGCGCCTGCGCCTCGGCGAACGCCGGGTTCTGCGTCTCGACCGGGTCGACGCCGGCGCCGCCGAAGCCGACGTAGCGCGACACGCACTCGACCCCGGCCGACACGAACACGTCGCCCTCGCCGGCCTTGATCGCGTGGAACGCCATGCGGGCCGTCTGCACCGACGACGCGCAGAACCGGTTGATCGTCGCCGCCGGCAGGTCGTCGAGGCCGAGCTGTACGGCGATGCGGCGGGCGACGTTGCCGCCCTGCTCGTCGCGCGGCTCGGCGCAGCCGACGTAGAGGTCGTCGATGGTGGTGGGGTCGAGCGCGGGGATCTGGTCGAGCGCCGCCCGGATGGTCGCCGTGGCAAGGTCGTCCGGCCGCACGTCGACCAGCGACCCCTTGTAGGCCCGCCCGATGGGCGACCGCGCGGTGGCGACGATGACTGCCTCGGGCATGGCGGGCTCCTTCGACCATGGGTTACTCGCTGGTAACCCCAGTCTAATGCCGCCGCCCGCGCCGGCCACCCACCCGGTCCCCGGAATACCCTCTGGCTGAGTTGATCAACAACGCCAAGCGAGCGAAGGCGACGACCCGGGCCGACCTCGATAGCCAGAACCACGCGAACAGGCCACCAACGGCACCCCAAACGCGACTCCCGCTATCGAAGACGGGCCAACCGCCGTCGGCACGAGCTCAGGCAACGGGCACCGGACGGCAGGCAGCCAACAGTGCACCGGCGAACCGCCCCACGACGGCGAGCGGCTGCCGGCGCTCGAGGCGGGCCGGGTCAGACTCGCTCGGGCGCCTCGGGGAGCGGGCGGCGCCGGCGGTTGCGTAGCTGGGCCCAGGGGCCGCGCGGCCCGCGGGCCCGGCCGCCGAGCGTCGCGGCGGCGACCTCGGTGCCGGCGTGGTCGGCGGCCGCGACCGCCGCGAGCGACACCGGCAGCACGCTGTCGCCGCGGCCGAGCTCGGGCGTCTCGTCGCCGGGCGCCCACAGGCCGAGCGCGCCGATCAGCGACGGCAGCACGGCGGCGGCCGCGTGCGCGTAGCCGGCCGACGACGGGTGGAACTGGTCCTCGCTGAACAGCTCGCCGGGTGCCGCCTCGAACTCGGGGCCGAGGATGGAGCCGAGCGAGACGGTACGGCCACCGGCCGCGACGACGGCCATGGTCTGGGCGGCGGCCAGCTGCCGGCTCGCGTGCCGGGCCAGCCAGCGCAGCGGCGGGCGGATGGGCCGGATGGTGCCGAGGTCGGGGCAGGTGCCGACGACCACCTGGCAGCCGGCGTCGCGCAGCCGCCGCACGGCGTCGTCGAGCAGCCGGACGGACTCGGCCAGTTGCACCTGGTGGGTGATGTCGTTGCCGCCGACGATGATCAGCGCGACGTCGGGGTCGGCGGCCTTCGCGCGGTCGAGCTGGTCGGCGAGGTCGGCCGTCTGGGCGCCCACCTGCGCGACCGTGGTGAGGGTGACCGGGCGGTGCGCGACCTCGGCCAGGCCGGCGGCGAGCAGCGCGCCGGGCGTCTCCTCGGCGGTCGCGACGCCGTACCCGGCCGCCGCGGAGTCGCCGGCCACGACGAACGAGAGCGGCGGGTCGTCGCCGTCGCCGTAGCGGCCGTCGGGGTCGGGCGGGCCGCCAAGCGGGCGGCCGGTGATGGTGCGCCGGGCCAGCTTCGCCTGCAACCGCAGGAGTCCGTAGCCGGCGGCGCCGAGCAGGCTGAGCCCTCCACCCCCGTACGCGGCGGCAGCGGCGAGACGACGTGCCGTCCGAGCGCTGACCATGCCGACCACCGTTCGACTGTAGCGAACCGGACGGCTCGGCCGAGGCGAGCCACGCCCTCGGCTAATCTCAGCAGCGTGGAGTACTACGAGAGCGTCCTCGACCTCATCGGCAACACCCCGCTGGTCCGGCTGAGCACCGTCGCCGACGGGCTGCCGGCCACCGTGCTGGCGAAGGTCGAGTACCTGAACCCGGGCGGCTCGGTGAAGGACCGCATCGCCACCCGCATGATCGAGGACGCCGAGAAGGCCGGCCTCATCGGGCCCGGCGGCACCATCGTCGAGCCGACCAGTGGCAACACCGGCGTCGGGCTGGCGCTGGCGGCGCAGCGCAAGGGCTACCGCTGCATCTTCGTCTGCCCCGACAAGGTGAGCGAGGACAAGCGGAACGTGCTCAAGGCGTACGGCGCCGAGGTCGTGGTCTGCCCCACGGCGGTCGCGCCGGAGGACCCCGACTCCTACTACTCGGTGTCCGACCGCCTGGTCCGCGAGACCCCTGGCGCCTGGAAGCCCGACCAGTACTCCAACCCGGCGAACCCGCGCTCGCACTACGAGACCACCGGCCCGGAGCTGTGGAAGCAGACCGACGGCCGCATCACCCACTTCGTCGCGGGCATCGGCACCGGCGGCACCATCACCGGCGTCGGGCGTTACCTCAAGGAGGTGTCCGGCGGCCGGGTGAAGGTCGTCGGCGCCGACCCCGAGGGCTCGGTCTACTCCGGAGGCACGGGCCGGCCGTACCTCGTCGAGGGCGTCGGCGAGGACTTCTGGCCCACCACCTACGACTCCGACGTCTGCGACGAGATCGTCGCGGTGTCCGACAAGGACTCCTTCGACATGACCCGCCGGCTGGCCCGCGAGGAGGGCCTGCTGGTCGGCGGCTCCTGCGGGCTGGCCGTCGTGGCCGCGCTGCGGGTGGCCGAGCGGGCCGGCCCCGACGACGTCGTGGTGGTGCTGCTGCCCGACGGCGGCCGCGGCTACCTGTCCAAGGTCTTCGACGACGCCTGGATGACGTCGTACGGCTTCCTGCCGCCGGTCGAGGGCGCCACCGTCGGCGACGTCCTGCGCGGCAAGTCCGGCGAGATGCCGGCGCTGGTGCACACCCACCCGGGCGAGACCGTCGCCGACGCCGTCCACATCCTGCGCGAGTACAACGTGTCGCAGATGCCGGTCGTGCGGGCCGAACCGCCGGTCATGGCCGCCGAGGTGGCCGGCGCCGTCGTCGAGCGCGACCTCCTCGACGCGCTGTTCACTGGCGCCGCGCACCTCACCGACCGCGTCGAGCAGCACCTGTCGAAGCCGCTGCCCATGGTCGGCGCCGGCGAGGCCGTCACCGCGGCCGTCGACGCCCTGCGCACGGCCGACGCGCTGCTCGTCGTCGACGACGGCAAGCCGGTGGGCGTGCTGACCCGCATCGACCTCCTCGGCTACGCCGCCACGATCTGACTCAGATCAGGTAGCCGCCGGTTACCCGCAGGTTCTGCCCGGTGATGAAGCGCGAGTCGGGCCCGGCCAGGAACGCCACGACGTCGGCGATGTCGGCCGGCTGCCCGAGCCGGCCGAGCGCGCTGTACGTCTCGGCGAGGGCCAGCGCCTCCGGCGGGTTGGTCGAGCGCAAGAGGTCGGTGTCGATGGCGCCTGGCGAGATGGCGTTGACGGTGATGCGCCGCGGGCCGAGCTCGCGCGCCGCGATGGCCGTGAACCGCTCCAGCGCGGCCTTGCTGGCGGTGTAGAGCGCGCCGCCGGGGCCCGGGATCACCGTGTTCAGCGTCGAGATGCTGACGATGCGGCCGTCGTCGCGCATGGTGCGACCGGCGTGCTGGATGGCGAAGAACGGCGCCTTCGCGTTGATCGTCATGACGCGGTCGAAGTCGGCCTCGGTGACGTCGTCGATGGGCGCCGGCTCGCTGGCGGCGGCGTTGTTGACCAGGATGTCCAGGCCGCCGAGACGGTCGGTCGCGGTGTCGAGCAGGGCGCGGACGGCGTCGAGGTCACCCTGGTCGGCCCGGACGGCGTGCGCGGCGCCGCCACCGGCCCGCACCGCCTCGACGACGGAGTCAGCCGCGTCGTCGTTGCTCTGATAGCTGAACACGACCTGCGCGCCGTCGCGGGCCAGCCGCTGCACGATGGCCCGTCCGATGCCGCGGGACCCGCCGGTGACCAGCGCGGCCTTGCCGCTCAGCGGCATCAGGACTCGTCCAGCACGAGTGCGGTGGCGCCGCGGATCTCGACGACGCCGACGGTGGCGCCCGCCTCGAACGCGGACCGGCCGTCGTAGCTGCGCGCCGACCACACCTCGCCGGCCAGCTTGATCAGCCCGTTGTGGGCGTCGACCCGTTCGATGACGACGCCGC containing:
- a CDS encoding acetyl-CoA C-acetyltransferase, encoding MPEAVIVATARSPIGRAYKGSLVDVRPDDLATATIRAALDQIPALDPTTIDDLYVGCAEPRDEQGGNVARRIAVQLGLDDLPAATINRFCASSVQTARMAFHAIKAGEGDVFVSAGVECVSRYVGFGGAGVDPVETQNPAFAEAQARTARYAETNETWHDPRTDGRLPDIYIQMGQTAENVATYAGVTRADQDEFAVLSQSRAEQAVKDGFFAREIVPITRPDGQVVDTDDSPRPGTTLEKLAALQPVFRPDGTVTAGNCTPLNDGAAAVVIMSDTRARELGLTPLARIVATATSALSPEIMGLGPVESTRRALDRAGMTIGDVDLVEINEAFAAQVVPSARQLGIDHDKLNVHGGAIALGHPFGSTGARIMTTLVNGLRTRDASIGLETMCVGGGQGMAIILERMG
- a CDS encoding DUF4287 domain-containing protein is translated as MSLNHSDETHRNLLARVPGVTGRELPEWFAALEAGPSFLRFDDRVRWLRDEHGLAHGHATAIVHEADLRRAARNFG
- a CDS encoding glucose 1-dehydrogenase, with amino-acid sequence MPLSGKAALVTGGSRGIGRAIVQRLARDGAQVVFSYQSNDDAADSVVEAVRAGGGAAHAVRADQGDLDAVRALLDTATDRLGGLDILVNNAAASEPAPIDDVTEADFDRVMTINAKAPFFAIQHAGRTMRDDGRIVSISTLNTVIPGPGGALYTASKAALERFTAIAARELGPRRITVNAISPGAIDTDLLRSTNPPEALALAETYSALGRLGQPADIADVVAFLAGPDSRFITGQNLRVTGGYLI
- a CDS encoding cystathionine beta-synthase, which produces MEYYESVLDLIGNTPLVRLSTVADGLPATVLAKVEYLNPGGSVKDRIATRMIEDAEKAGLIGPGGTIVEPTSGNTGVGLALAAQRKGYRCIFVCPDKVSEDKRNVLKAYGAEVVVCPTAVAPEDPDSYYSVSDRLVRETPGAWKPDQYSNPANPRSHYETTGPELWKQTDGRITHFVAGIGTGGTITGVGRYLKEVSGGRVKVVGADPEGSVYSGGTGRPYLVEGVGEDFWPTTYDSDVCDEIVAVSDKDSFDMTRRLAREEGLLVGGSCGLAVVAALRVAERAGPDDVVVVLLPDGGRGYLSKVFDDAWMTSYGFLPPVEGATVGDVLRGKSGEMPALVHTHPGETVADAVHILREYNVSQMPVVRAEPPVMAAEVAGAVVERDLLDALFTGAAHLTDRVEQHLSKPLPMVGAGEAVTAAVDALRTADALLVVDDGKPVGVLTRIDLLGYAATI
- a CDS encoding SGNH/GDSL hydrolase family protein; translated protein: MVSARTARRLAAAAAYGGGGLSLLGAAGYGLLRLQAKLARRTITGRPLGGPPDPDGRYGDGDDPPLSFVVAGDSAAAGYGVATAEETPGALLAAGLAEVAHRPVTLTTVAQVGAQTADLADQLDRAKAADPDVALIIVGGNDITHQVQLAESVRLLDDAVRRLRDAGCQVVVGTCPDLGTIRPIRPPLRWLARHASRQLAAAQTMAVVAAGGRTVSLGSILGPEFEAAPGELFSEDQFHPSSAGYAHAAAAVLPSLIGALGLWAPGDETPELGRGDSVLPVSLAAVAAADHAGTEVAAATLGGRARGPRGPWAQLRNRRRRPLPEAPERV
- a CDS encoding Bax inhibitor-1/YccA family protein, whose amino-acid sequence is MQGNNPIFGRAEGFNGRHATYDAAAPSAEELQNMYAAPSATPVQTGRMTYDDVIMKTGITFAVLLAGAVVGWMNPGLAMIGLIVGLVLGLVNAFKRNPSPPLILAYAAFEGVFVGGISQIFENYAISGRPLDGIVAQAVLGTLAVFGATLLVYRSGKVRVTPKFRRGVMIALIGYGIFSLVNLLFMWFGSSDSAFGFRDGAFGMLIGVFAVGLAAFCLILDFDFIENGVKQGLPAKFAWTAAFGLTVTLVWLYLEILRLLAILRGE